Proteins from a single region of Mucilaginibacter daejeonensis:
- a CDS encoding PadR family transcriptional regulator, with product MLVENTQTQMRKGILEYCILCVIAKGEIYASDIIAELKKAQLLVVEGTLYPLLTRLKNNGLLSYNWVESTSGPPRKYYALSDDGRKVLEQLDKTWQELAFAVNTSIEGRK from the coding sequence ATGCTTGTAGAGAACACCCAAACCCAAATGCGAAAAGGCATACTGGAGTATTGCATACTCTGTGTGATCGCCAAGGGCGAGATATATGCATCAGACATCATCGCCGAACTTAAAAAAGCACAACTCCTTGTGGTTGAGGGCACTTTGTACCCGTTGCTAACCCGATTAAAAAATAACGGCCTGCTCAGCTACAACTGGGTAGAATCCACATCCGGTCCGCCACGAAAGTATTACGCTCTGTCAGATGACGGCCGCAAAGTGCTTGAGCAACTGGACAAGACCTGGCAGGAACTTGCTTTTGCCGTAAATACATCTATCGAAGGAAGAAAATAA
- a CDS encoding PspC domain-containing protein, giving the protein MNKTIIININGTVFHIEEQAYELLKEYMTDVKRHFFNSADSLEITTDIENRIAEMFTEILERESRQAIIDLDVQAVIAQMGSVKDFESAEQEDQTRFEDPASPFTTGTRRLFRDPDDHLIGGVCAGIANYFDVQAIWIRFMFAAAFVFFGSGALVYIILWLIVPKAHNRAERMAMKGEPLDLQGFKRNFEAELNSVSGRLNEMTHDARPFIYKTRDLISDFFHHLGVFFRTSGKVIIKLLGIAVILMCVALIIMAIFALVSTWFFGGNQFSVPDSFFNYEYINQVRAAFLIIVVLPLTAIIVAISSAIFGTTGLNRSAGVTLLVIWISAVAILGVHTSRVLSEFRDSAGFTKTLKIQPNAKQVYYLELNETMYLTAEDSSRLDIKNKFRDMVLTQHDEEDMNPRNMQIDIERSDVPYPVLQEEFTSRGRNYESALSNARNTRYVFIQQDSVLKFDRKLRRLDPKGWHNEEVRLVLRIPLNATLMVNDRIARYITNYIDLYNCNPGGENRSENRYAPFVMTNEGLRCKLDSTTISSDNGVQVQDDQSTTIDTISATVPAPDTIYIDSVEAPSRKPVVIRRHRKR; this is encoded by the coding sequence ATGAACAAAACGATCATCATCAACATAAACGGTACTGTATTCCACATCGAGGAACAGGCTTACGAACTGCTCAAGGAGTACATGACCGACGTAAAAAGACACTTTTTCAACTCGGCCGATAGCCTCGAGATCACTACCGACATCGAGAACCGCATAGCCGAAATGTTCACCGAGATACTGGAACGCGAAAGCCGCCAAGCCATTATTGACCTGGACGTACAGGCCGTGATCGCACAAATGGGTTCGGTGAAGGACTTTGAAAGTGCCGAACAAGAAGATCAAACACGCTTTGAAGACCCTGCCTCGCCTTTTACAACTGGCACACGCCGCCTGTTCAGAGATCCCGACGACCACTTGATCGGTGGTGTATGTGCCGGTATAGCCAATTATTTTGACGTGCAGGCCATCTGGATCCGGTTCATGTTCGCCGCTGCGTTCGTGTTTTTCGGAAGCGGTGCTTTGGTATATATCATCCTTTGGCTGATCGTACCCAAGGCGCATAACCGTGCCGAACGCATGGCCATGAAGGGTGAACCACTGGATCTTCAAGGCTTCAAAAGGAACTTTGAGGCAGAATTAAATTCGGTGAGCGGCCGTTTGAACGAGATGACACATGATGCCCGTCCGTTCATTTACAAGACCCGCGACCTGATCAGTGACTTCTTTCATCACTTAGGCGTGTTCTTCCGTACCTCCGGCAAAGTGATCATCAAATTGCTCGGCATAGCGGTGATCCTGATGTGTGTCGCGCTCATCATTATGGCTATCTTTGCACTGGTATCTACCTGGTTCTTCGGGGGCAATCAATTCTCGGTACCTGACAGCTTTTTTAATTACGAGTACATCAACCAGGTAAGGGCCGCGTTCCTCATCATCGTGGTGCTGCCATTGACCGCGATCATCGTGGCGATATCTTCAGCGATATTCGGTACCACCGGCCTCAACCGGTCGGCAGGTGTTACTTTGTTGGTGATCTGGATCAGCGCCGTAGCTATATTAGGCGTGCATACCTCAAGGGTATTGTCGGAGTTCAGGGATTCGGCCGGATTTACCAAGACACTTAAGATACAGCCTAACGCCAAACAGGTGTACTATTTGGAATTGAACGAGACCATGTACCTGACCGCAGAGGACAGCTCACGCTTGGATATCAAGAACAAGTTCAGAGACATGGTGCTCACGCAACATGACGAAGAGGACATGAACCCTCGCAATATGCAGATCGACATCGAGCGTTCAGACGTGCCTTACCCGGTATTGCAGGAGGAATTCACCTCGCGTGGCCGTAATTATGAGAGTGCCCTGAGCAATGCCCGTAATACTCGCTACGTGTTCATCCAACAAGACTCGGTACTGAAGTTCGACCGTAAGCTGCGCCGCCTTGACCCTAAAGGATGGCATAATGAAGAAGTACGCTTAGTTCTGCGTATACCTCTCAACGCCACGTTGATGGTGAACGACCGCATCGCGCGCTATATCACTAATTATATCGACCTCTATAACTGCAATCCTGGTGGCGAGAACCGCAGTGAGAACCGTTACGCTCCGTTCGTGATGACCAATGAAGGACTGAGATGCAAGTTGGACAGCACTACCATCAGCAGCGATAATGGCGTACAAGTGCAAGATGACCAGTCGACCACCATAGACACCATATCGGCGACGGTGCCTGCTCCTGATACTATATATATTGATAGCGTTGAAGCGCCATCACGCAAACCCGTGGTGATCAGACGTCACCGCAAACGCTAA
- a CDS encoding TonB-dependent receptor domain-containing protein — MKPIIYKIFAAIALIAGPVLAKAQAVAPTGKVNGNVINDQNKPVDFATITLLRAKDSTVVKSSLTNEAGHYTIERIVNGTYLIKATVVGYEKMVSAPVSITANSNITVPALQLRSLTKNLSAVNVVATKPLIERKIDRTVMNVENSVLAAGNSAMEILERAPGVTVDKDDNISLKGKQGVTVMIDNKLTYLSAAQLATLLRSTDGNNIQSIEIITNPSAKYDAAGNAGIINIKMKKNRQAGTNGSFAATGGYGHNHKASTSLNLNHKENNVNIFGNYSYNNNKRPQDITLNRTISNGGTNTFFNERTDMLRERSAHNYKAGADWDINKRNTLGIQVSGYNSASDASTFNNTLISPDQITNSAVTTTRNMATDRYNNITANINNRMVFDTLGKELSMDADYSYFWNRQTNNYTNNYFFADGQTLRTQSLLRNSLPTKIDIVTYKADYVNPIGKTMKLEAGLKVSYVGTNNDLRTDSLLNNNWVADAGRTNLYKYTENVNAAYFNFSKSWKKTSVQAGLRAEQTNSKGDSRDIKGVASVNERHYLSWFPSVFVNQELSDNHTLGINYSRRIDRPSYDDLNSFVQILNAYTYQQGNPNLRPQFTNSYELSYTFKKRYNLTLGYSRTTDVMVEVPKQIDAQKVTFITRENLAIQNSYNLNMNLPFTIAKWWSMNNNITGFYLGFKANSPDLQINNGQYAANGNSINTFTVSKTLKFEGTFNYQSALTYGLFHIRRNYGFDAGVSRSFAAKKATLKFSVSDIFNTRQQYLTVRQGNLNFNVFQKNETRVARLTFTYNFGNAKIQSRRHNSASGAEQGRVKGGN, encoded by the coding sequence ATGAAACCAATAATTTATAAAATATTTGCTGCCATTGCTCTAATAGCCGGACCTGTATTGGCCAAGGCTCAGGCAGTAGCACCTACCGGTAAAGTCAATGGCAACGTGATCAACGATCAAAACAAACCGGTCGACTTTGCCACCATTACCTTATTACGGGCCAAAGACTCGACCGTAGTGAAAAGCAGCCTGACCAACGAGGCCGGTCATTACACCATCGAACGCATCGTTAACGGTACTTACCTGATCAAAGCAACCGTTGTAGGTTATGAGAAAATGGTGAGCGCCCCCGTATCGATCACTGCTAACAGCAACATCACCGTACCTGCATTGCAGTTACGGTCACTCACCAAGAACCTGTCTGCAGTGAATGTGGTAGCTACCAAACCACTGATCGAGCGCAAGATCGACCGCACTGTAATGAATGTGGAGAACAGCGTACTGGCCGCGGGCAACTCAGCTATGGAGATACTGGAACGTGCTCCGGGCGTTACGGTCGATAAGGACGATAACATCAGCCTGAAAGGCAAACAAGGCGTGACCGTAATGATCGATAACAAGTTGACCTACCTGTCGGCTGCACAGCTGGCTACGTTGTTAAGGTCTACCGATGGTAATAACATCCAATCTATCGAGATCATTACCAACCCATCAGCCAAGTATGATGCTGCCGGTAACGCAGGTATCATCAACATCAAAATGAAGAAGAACCGCCAGGCCGGTACCAATGGTAGCTTTGCAGCTACCGGTGGCTACGGCCATAACCATAAGGCCAGCACATCGCTCAACCTGAACCACAAGGAGAACAATGTGAACATCTTTGGTAATTACAGCTATAACAATAACAAACGTCCGCAGGATATTACCTTGAACCGTACCATTAGCAATGGCGGAACCAATACCTTTTTTAATGAGCGTACCGATATGCTGCGCGAGCGTAGCGCCCATAACTACAAGGCAGGTGCCGATTGGGACATCAATAAAAGGAACACTTTAGGCATACAAGTGTCAGGTTACAACTCGGCCTCTGATGCCAGCACGTTTAATAATACGCTGATCAGCCCCGACCAGATCACCAACAGCGCGGTGACCACAACCCGCAATATGGCCACCGACCGTTATAACAACATCACCGCCAACATTAACAACCGCATGGTATTTGATACCCTGGGTAAAGAGTTAAGTATGGATGCTGATTACTCTTACTTTTGGAACCGCCAGACCAACAATTACACCAACAATTACTTTTTTGCCGACGGCCAGACCCTTCGTACCCAGTCATTACTACGCAACAGCCTACCTACCAAGATAGACATCGTGACATACAAGGCCGATTACGTGAATCCTATCGGTAAGACCATGAAACTGGAAGCTGGCTTAAAGGTGAGCTATGTAGGTACCAACAATGACCTCCGTACCGACTCCTTATTGAATAACAACTGGGTAGCCGATGCCGGCCGCACCAACCTGTATAAATACACCGAGAACGTGAACGCTGCCTACTTCAACTTTAGTAAGAGCTGGAAAAAGACCTCGGTACAAGCCGGTCTACGTGCAGAGCAAACCAACTCTAAAGGCGACTCTCGCGATATTAAAGGTGTAGCTTCGGTGAATGAACGCCACTACCTAAGCTGGTTCCCAAGCGTGTTCGTTAACCAGGAACTGAGTGACAACCATACTTTAGGTATCAACTACAGCCGCCGTATAGATCGCCCAAGCTATGATGACCTGAACAGCTTTGTACAGATATTGAACGCTTACACCTATCAGCAAGGTAACCCTAATCTGAGGCCGCAGTTCACCAACTCGTACGAGTTATCATATACCTTTAAAAAACGCTATAACCTGACCTTGGGTTACAGCCGCACCACCGACGTGATGGTAGAGGTACCTAAACAGATAGACGCTCAAAAAGTAACTTTCATTACCCGCGAGAACCTGGCCATACAGAATTCCTACAACCTGAATATGAATTTGCCGTTCACTATAGCCAAATGGTGGAGCATGAACAACAACATCACCGGTTTTTACCTGGGCTTTAAAGCCAACTCACCTGATCTGCAGATCAACAATGGCCAGTATGCGGCCAACGGCAACTCGATCAACACCTTTACCGTGAGCAAGACCTTAAAGTTCGAGGGTACCTTTAACTACCAATCGGCATTGACCTATGGTTTGTTCCATATACGCCGTAACTATGGCTTTGACGCCGGTGTGAGCAGGTCGTTCGCGGCTAAGAAAGCTACTTTGAAATTCTCGGTGAGCGATATCTTTAACACCCGCCAGCAATACCTCACCGTACGCCAGGGCAACCTGAACTTTAACGTGTTCCAAAAGAACGAGACCCGCGTGGCCCGTTTGACCTTTACCTACAACTTTGGTAATGCCAAGATCCAAAGCCGTCGCCATAACAGCGCTTCAGGTGCCGAACAAGGCCGTGTAAAAGGAGGTAACTAA